The following proteins are encoded in a genomic region of Tenacibaculum sp. 190524A05c:
- a CDS encoding formyltransferase family protein has product MNVIFCGYRNWAINIINTVSKHPKIDSYKIIHSKEEYDNEKHSFKEDIDFILFIGWSWIIPREVTEKYLCVGIHPSDLPLFRGGSPLQHQIIQGIKESKVTLMTLSSDKLDGGHIWCKEDLSLEGDSMANVFENLENSSIKLLNNFIENYDEIEPVLPKLEEGTYFKRRKPEESVLSFEQIKSMELEELYNFIRSLTDPYPNACLVDAKGNKLFFKEVSFEKAKKDNQS; this is encoded by the coding sequence ATGAATGTTATTTTTTGTGGTTACAGAAATTGGGCAATCAATATAATAAATACTGTATCGAAACATCCAAAAATAGATTCTTACAAAATAATTCATTCTAAAGAGGAATATGATAATGAAAAACATTCTTTTAAAGAAGATATAGATTTTATCCTTTTTATTGGATGGAGTTGGATAATTCCAAGAGAGGTTACTGAAAAATATTTATGTGTAGGGATTCATCCTTCGGATTTACCTCTGTTTAGAGGAGGATCGCCTTTACAGCATCAGATAATTCAGGGAATAAAAGAAAGTAAAGTTACATTAATGACTCTTTCTAGCGATAAATTAGATGGAGGACATATTTGGTGCAAAGAAGATTTAAGTCTAGAGGGAGATTCTATGGCAAATGTCTTTGAAAATCTAGAGAATAGCTCCATAAAATTGTTGAATAACTTTATTGAGAACTATGATGAGATTGAACCAGTACTCCCTAAGTTAGAAGAAGGAACTTATTTTAAAAGAAGAAAACCAGAAGAAAGTGTATTATCGTTTGAGCAAATAAAATCAATGGAACTTGAAGAGCTTTATAATTTTATTAGAAGCCTTACAGATCCTTATCCTAATGCATGTCTGGTAGATGCAAAAGGGAATAAGTTATTTTTTAAGGAGGTTAGTTTCGAGAAAGCCAAAAAAGATAATCAAAGCTAG
- a CDS encoding DegT/DnrJ/EryC1/StrS aminotransferase family protein, whose protein sequence is MIPIFKPYMPENISEEIQSILYSGKLSYGKYGRKFEDELKKFTGNEYVLSISTYNQALLVALSALDIKPEDEVIASPVSCLASNQPFVSKGAKVIWADIDPTTGSMSVEDVRKKITTRTKAIFHNHYCGYLGNINDLNDLGKEYGIPVVDDSIEAFGSVFNGKKVGNLGTDITVFSFQTVRLPNTIDGAALTFNDPKLYEKAKRIRDYGIDRTKFRDELNEINPECDISLEGYGALMNEVNSFIGYKQMDDVDKLIAKQRENASKWDSIVNDIENCVPLKVNKDTNPNYWVYGVLANNKREQIKSFRNKGFYATSVHINNNIYSVFKNKSNLKGVNEFMNKFIAIPSGWWTNIEL, encoded by the coding sequence ATGATACCAATATTTAAACCATACATGCCTGAAAATATTTCTGAAGAAATACAGAGTATACTTTATTCAGGGAAACTTTCTTATGGAAAATACGGTAGGAAGTTCGAAGACGAATTAAAAAAATTTACAGGGAATGAATATGTGCTGTCAATCAGTACATATAATCAAGCTTTGTTGGTTGCTCTTTCAGCGTTAGATATAAAACCTGAAGACGAAGTTATTGCTTCACCTGTTAGTTGTTTAGCTTCGAATCAACCATTTGTTTCTAAAGGGGCGAAAGTTATCTGGGCTGATATTGATCCTACTACAGGAAGTATGTCTGTTGAAGACGTGAGGAAAAAAATAACCACTCGAACTAAAGCTATATTCCATAATCATTATTGCGGGTACTTAGGAAATATTAATGATTTAAATGATCTAGGAAAAGAATATGGAATCCCGGTTGTTGACGATAGTATAGAAGCCTTTGGTTCCGTTTTTAATGGAAAAAAAGTCGGTAATTTAGGAACAGATATTACGGTTTTCTCTTTTCAAACAGTACGACTACCTAATACCATCGATGGTGCTGCATTAACTTTTAATGATCCAAAGTTATACGAAAAAGCAAAAAGAATTAGAGATTATGGGATCGACAGAACAAAATTCAGAGACGAATTAAATGAGATAAATCCTGAATGCGATATTAGTTTGGAGGGATACGGAGCATTAATGAATGAAGTGAATTCATTTATTGGTTACAAGCAGATGGATGATGTTGATAAATTAATTGCGAAACAAAGAGAAAATGCATCTAAATGGGACTCCATAGTTAACGATATAGAGAATTGTGTTCCTTTAAAAGTTAATAAAGACACAAACCCTAATTATTGGGTATATGGTGTTTTGGCTAATAATAAAAGAGAACAAATTAAATCCTTTAGAAACAAAGGATTCTATGCAACAAGTGTGCATATCAATAATAACATTTATTCAGTTTTTAAAAATAAATCTAACTTAAAGGGAGTTAATGAATTTATGAATAAATTCATTGCTATACCTTCAGGTTGGTGGACAAACATAGAATTATAA
- a CDS encoding DegT/DnrJ/EryC1/StrS family aminotransferase, which yields MIPLIKTILPPKEQLLEKLGEVLYSGYIAQGSYVDEFEKEFGKFNGSKNNLSVNSGSSALHIALILAGVEPGDEVISTAITAEPTNTVISQTGAKIVWADIDLKTGNLCPDSVEAKITNKTKAIMVVDYAGTPVNVERFLEIEKKYNVSVIQDSAHALGATYNGQKLGNHFKYTTFSFQAIKHMTTVDGGMICIKNDEEFERAKLIRWFGIKKGISRLENDIKVQGYKYHMNNVNAAVGLCQLEQIEGVIDKYIANGKYFDQELKNIEGIELMEYYPGSQPSYWLYTMKVQEREKFIKHLSDNGIMASELHKRNDTHSIFSESKVKLPNVDKFEEEWVHIPCGWWVEEKDRKHIVDIIKKGWL from the coding sequence ATGATACCTTTAATTAAAACTATCTTACCGCCTAAAGAACAACTGTTAGAAAAGCTAGGTGAAGTATTATATTCTGGTTACATTGCTCAGGGATCCTATGTAGATGAATTTGAGAAAGAATTTGGAAAATTTAACGGTAGTAAAAATAATTTATCTGTAAATAGTGGAAGTTCAGCTTTACATATTGCGCTAATACTAGCAGGTGTGGAGCCTGGAGATGAAGTGATTTCAACAGCCATTACAGCTGAGCCAACGAACACGGTAATTTCTCAAACAGGAGCGAAAATTGTCTGGGCTGATATAGATTTAAAAACAGGTAATTTATGTCCTGATAGTGTTGAAGCAAAAATTACGAATAAAACCAAGGCAATAATGGTGGTTGACTATGCAGGAACACCAGTGAATGTAGAAAGATTTTTAGAGATTGAAAAAAAGTATAACGTCTCTGTAATTCAGGATTCGGCTCATGCACTTGGAGCCACATATAATGGGCAAAAATTAGGAAATCATTTTAAGTATACTACTTTCTCATTTCAGGCTATTAAGCATATGACTACAGTTGATGGAGGAATGATATGTATTAAAAACGATGAGGAGTTCGAAAGAGCTAAACTTATAAGATGGTTTGGAATAAAAAAAGGTATTAGTAGATTAGAGAACGATATAAAAGTTCAAGGATATAAATATCACATGAATAATGTAAATGCGGCAGTTGGCTTATGCCAATTGGAGCAGATAGAAGGTGTTATTGATAAATATATAGCTAATGGAAAATATTTTGATCAAGAATTGAAAAATATTGAAGGTATCGAGTTAATGGAGTATTATCCTGGTTCGCAGCCATCTTATTGGTTATATACGATGAAAGTTCAAGAAAGAGAAAAATTTATAAAGCATTTATCAGATAATGGTATTATGGCTTCAGAACTTCATAAAAGAAATGACACACATTCTATATTTTCTGAATCTAAAGTAAAACTTCCAAATGTAGATAAATTTGAAGAAGAATGGGTTCATATTCCATGTGGATGGTGGGTCGAAGAAAAAGATAGAAAACATATAGTTGACATTATAAAGAAGGGTTGGTTATGA
- a CDS encoding polysaccharide biosynthesis protein → MFKDKVLLITGGTGSFGNAVLNKFLKSDLKEIRIFSRDEKKQEELRINYKNDRLNFIIGDIRDFDTINRAMIGVDYVFHAAALKQVPSCEFYPLEAVKTNILGAENVLEAAAANNVKKVVVLSTDKAVYPINTMGMSKALMEKLAISKSRDSRVKGNGGIICATRYGNVMCSRGSIIPLFIKQIKEGKPLTITNPDMTRFMMSLEDSVDLVLFAFKNANPGDIFVQKSPAATIEVLAKALKELFESENEIKIIGARHGEKMYETLCAKEEMSKADDMGDFYRVPADLRDLNYTKYRTTDGPKLKDVEYNSDNTERLNVEQMKELLLTLDYVKNELKDI, encoded by the coding sequence ATGTTTAAAGATAAGGTATTATTAATAACAGGAGGAACAGGTTCTTTTGGAAATGCAGTTTTAAATAAGTTCTTAAAATCTGATTTAAAAGAAATTAGAATATTTAGTAGAGACGAAAAGAAGCAAGAAGAACTAAGGATTAATTATAAGAATGATAGATTGAATTTTATAATTGGTGATATAAGAGACTTTGATACTATTAATAGAGCAATGATTGGAGTAGATTATGTATTCCATGCAGCAGCTCTTAAACAGGTCCCTTCTTGTGAGTTTTATCCATTAGAAGCCGTAAAAACAAATATTTTAGGAGCAGAAAATGTTTTAGAAGCCGCTGCAGCTAATAATGTTAAGAAGGTGGTGGTTTTAAGTACAGACAAAGCAGTTTACCCTATTAATACTATGGGGATGTCTAAAGCTCTTATGGAAAAATTAGCCATTTCTAAATCTAGAGATTCTAGAGTTAAAGGCAATGGAGGAATTATATGTGCTACAAGATATGGTAATGTTATGTGCTCAAGAGGATCTATAATTCCGTTATTTATTAAGCAAATAAAAGAAGGTAAGCCTCTAACAATTACAAACCCCGATATGACTAGATTTATGATGTCTTTAGAGGATTCAGTAGATTTAGTATTGTTTGCATTTAAAAATGCAAATCCTGGTGATATTTTCGTTCAAAAATCTCCTGCTGCAACAATTGAAGTATTGGCAAAAGCATTAAAAGAATTGTTTGAAAGTGAAAATGAAATCAAAATTATTGGAGCTCGACATGGTGAAAAAATGTATGAAACACTTTGTGCGAAGGAAGAAATGTCGAAAGCTGATGATATGGGAGATTTTTATAGAGTTCCTGCTGACCTTAGAGATTTGAACTATACTAAATATCGCACAACAGATGGTCCTAAATTAAAGGATGTTGAATATAATTCAGATAATACAGAAAGATTAAATGTAGAGCAAATGAAAGAATTATTATTGACTCTAGATTATGTGAAAAATGAGCTTAAAGATATATAG
- the wecC gene encoding UDP-N-acetyl-D-mannosamine dehydrogenase, with protein sequence MKNPEVVMIGLGYIGLPTAALIAQNKVEVFGVDINPKVVETVNKGEIHIVEPELDQAVAKAVENGFLRAGTNPVASDTYIIVVPTPFKGKNEPDISFVESATRGILPLLKEGDLYIIESTSPIGTTEKMRDLIYEARPELKDKIYMAYCPERVLPGNVMYELVHNDRVIGGIDDESTNKALAFYKRFVNGELHRTNSRTAEMCKLVENSSRDVQIAFANELSLICDKADINVWELINLANKHPRVNILQPGSGVGGHCIAVDPYFIVSDYPMESQIIGTARNVNNYKSFWCAEKIQNAKLKFELENRRKPKVALMGLAFKPNIDDLRESPAKYIVNKVLQNDSNGDYFIVEPNIEKHNVFKLTGVNEAAENADIIVFLVAHEEFKKIELSSDKLVLDFCGVIK encoded by the coding sequence ATGAAAAATCCAGAAGTTGTAATGATTGGGCTTGGGTATATTGGATTACCTACAGCTGCATTAATTGCACAAAATAAAGTTGAGGTTTTTGGTGTTGATATCAACCCGAAAGTAGTAGAAACAGTTAATAAAGGTGAAATTCATATAGTTGAACCAGAATTAGATCAAGCAGTTGCTAAAGCAGTTGAGAATGGATTTTTAAGAGCTGGAACAAATCCAGTAGCTTCAGATACTTACATTATTGTTGTTCCAACACCTTTCAAAGGTAAAAATGAACCAGATATTTCTTTTGTTGAATCAGCAACAAGAGGAATATTACCGTTGTTAAAAGAAGGAGATTTATATATCATAGAATCGACTTCTCCAATCGGAACAACTGAGAAAATGCGAGATCTTATATATGAAGCTCGCCCTGAGTTGAAAGATAAGATTTATATGGCATATTGTCCAGAACGCGTTCTTCCAGGTAATGTAATGTATGAGCTTGTTCATAATGATAGAGTCATAGGAGGAATAGATGATGAATCAACAAATAAAGCACTTGCTTTTTATAAAAGGTTTGTCAACGGAGAATTACATAGAACGAATTCACGAACTGCTGAAATGTGTAAACTTGTAGAGAATTCATCTCGTGATGTACAAATAGCATTTGCAAATGAATTATCCCTGATTTGTGATAAGGCAGATATAAATGTTTGGGAGCTTATTAATCTCGCTAACAAACATCCAAGAGTTAATATATTACAGCCAGGTTCTGGGGTAGGAGGACATTGTATTGCAGTCGATCCTTATTTTATAGTTTCTGATTATCCTATGGAATCACAAATTATTGGAACAGCAAGAAATGTGAATAACTACAAATCCTTTTGGTGTGCAGAAAAAATTCAAAATGCAAAGTTAAAGTTTGAATTAGAAAATAGACGCAAGCCTAAAGTGGCTTTAATGGGACTAGCTTTTAAACCAAATATTGATGATTTAAGAGAGTCTCCAGCGAAATATATAGTAAATAAGGTTTTACAAAATGATAGTAATGGAGATTATTTTATTGTTGAGCCAAATATTGAAAAGCATAATGTTTTTAAATTAACAGGAGTTAATGAGGCAGCTGAAAATGCCGATATTATTGTGTTTTTAGTGGCTCATGAAGAGTTCAAGAAGATTGAGTTGTCTTCAGATAAATTAGTTTTAGATTTTTGTGGTGTAATAAAATAA